The Paenibacillus sp. FSL W8-0426 region ACCTGCTGCACAACTTTTTTCTCGAATGCGGGGCGCGAACCCACAAAATGAAAGTTTATGAAATGACCGACCATCCCGCGGCACGGGAAGTGGTCGGCTACCTGCTGGTCCGCGGCGGCGTTCATGTCGTGGCATATGCCAAAGCTTTGGAAGTGGCAACAGGAGTCAACGTGACCAAACTGGTGCCGATCCCTTCCTTAAACAACAAAGCTTTCACCGAAGCCCGAAAATTCGAGGACAAAGGCGTCCATCGCAAGCTGTACACATGGAGCGAACAGGATTTCAATACCCTTGGACAGATTTGGAAGGGTACGCATCCCGAGGACGATCAGCCGTTGGAGGTCATTCAAGGCGCACCCGAAGGTGTGCCCATCAAGGAATATCCCGCAGCCGAAGAGGAATTCGCGCCAGGCATCTCCGAGGAAGATTTCAAAGAAATCGCACGCCGGTTGAAAATCGCCGGGAATATCCACGGGTAGATCATGATTTTCCCGAAATCATTCGAAACGGCATGCCTGCAATCCAAAACAAACGGGTGCGGTGAATGGATTTTCGATGATCCAATCACCGGGGAGGGCCTGCCGTTGTCATGCCCAGACTCATAAAACATCCGCTTTCGCGGGAAGTATGGGCCGGCCTCCCCCAACATGGCCTAAACGCTAAGAACGCCTTCACGGTTCTTCCCGAACCGGCTGAAGGCGTTTTGTGGTGTATTGGTTTGAAGACATAGGATGAAACACAGGACGACTCTAGAGCAAAGGGCTTACGCGCCAAATTGCGCATAATGCAAGCGGCTGTATACGCCTCCTGCGGCAAGCAGTTCATCGTGACGGCCCTGCTCGGTAATGCCTTGTTCGGCAACGACGATAATGCGGTCCGCATTTTTGATCGTAGCAAGCCTATGGGCAATTACCAGCGTGGTGCGTCCCTCGGACAGCTCGGAAAGCGACTGCTGAATGGCGGCTTCCGTCTCGGTATCGAGCGCGGATGTCGCTTCATCCAGGATGAGGATCGGCGGATTTTTCAGGAACATCCGGGCAATCGACAGTCGCTGCTTCTGTCCCCCGGACAGCTTCACGCCGCGTTCGCCAATCAATGTATCCAGCCCTTCGGGCATGGAGCTGATCAATGCTTCCATTTGGGCACGGCGTGCCGCATCCCAAATTTCTTCCTCCGTGGCGTCCAGTTTGCCGTAGGCTATGTTTTCGCGGATCGTGCCGTCAAAGAGGAACACATCCTGCTGCACGATCCCGATATGGCTGCGCAACGATTCGAGCTTCATTTGCCGGATATCGTGTCCATCGATCGTAATACGGCCGCCTAACACGTCGTAGAAACGCGGCAGCAGACTGCACATCGTGGTTTTGCCTGCTCCCGAAGGGCCGACGAGGGCTACCGTCTCTCCGGCTTGAATGCGGAGATCGATGCCTTTCAACACAGGCTCCTGATCGGAATAACCGAAGGTGACATTTTCATAACGGATATCTCCTTGTAAATGCGGCACGCTGGACGCGCCCGGTTGGTCCTGAACGTCAGGCTCCGTGTCCAGCAGCTCCATGTAACGCCGGAACCCAGCGATTCCTTTCGGGTACGTCTCAATGACGGAGTTGATCTTCTGGATCGGTGTCAGGAACACGTTGGACAACATGATAAACGCGATGAATTCGCCATAACTCATGCTGTCGTTCAATACAAACCATGTACCGCATACAAGCACGAACAGCGATACCAGCTTCATCAACACATAGCTGATGGAGGAGTTCCAGGCCATGATTTTGTAAGCGAGCAGTTTCGTTTGGCGGAAGCGGCCGTTATTCACGGCGAATTGCGCCATTTCATGCTCTTCGTTGGCAAACGCTTGAACGACGCGAATTCCCGTAACGTTGTTCTCTACACGCGCATTGAAATCCGCAATGTCCCCGAACATCCGGCGAAACGCCTTCGACATTTTGCTTCCGAAATACATGGATAAATAAATGATGAGCGGAATGATGATAAACGTCAGCACGGCAAGCTTCGCATTGATGCTGAACATGATGCCGAACGCTCCTACCAGAGTCATGATCGCGATGAATACGTCCTCAGGACCGTGATGGGCGATCTCTCCGATATCCATCAAATCGTTGGTCATGCGGGATACGAGGTGACCTGTTTTGGTATTGTCGAAAAACCGGAAGGACAGCTTTTGTACATGGTTGAACAACGCTTTGCGCATGTCGGTCTCGATGTTGATGCCGAGCTTGTGCCCCCAATACGTCACTACATAGTTCATGAAGGCGCTCAGCAGATAGACGGCCAGCAAGCCTAAGCATGCCCAAAGAATCCAGTCCCAGCGCCCGCCGGGCAGCAGCTCGTCGACCACTTTGTTCACGGCTAGCGGAAACGCCAGCTCAAGGGCAGCAACGAGAATCGCGCAGGTAAAATCCAGGATAAACAGCTTTTTATAGGGCCTGTAATAGGCAAAGAAACGGCGTAGCATGGACGAAGGTCCTCCTTATCGCTACCACATCGCAAGGGCAATGGATGAATTTTTTATCCGTTCGGAAAGAGTGCACTTTCAGAGCGTGATCTTCCTGATCATTGTAAGAAAAGCTTCTGCTATGTGCAGTTTGTTTTCTTGAAATGCGCGTCAGTAGACGCTCTTATCTCGTTCTGCTGAGCAGATACAGGAAATACGGCGCACCCAGAATAGCCACCAGGATACCCGCCGGAATTTCGGACGTCTCCAGCATGACGCGTCCCAGCGTGTCAGCCACCAAGACGAGCAATGAGCCGATCAGTGCCGAGGCAGGCAGCAAAAACTGGTGTTTGGGACCGACGAGACGACGAGCCAGATGCGGTCCGATCAAACCGACGAAGCCGATCCCGCCGCTGACGGATACGCACGAACCGGCAAGACCGACTGCGGCAGCAAGCAGAACCAGCCGTTCCCGTTCGACGGGTGCGCCCAACCCGGTCGCGGTCTGATCGCCAAGATTCAGGACATTCAACACCCGCGCCTTATACAGTACGACAGGCACAAGAATGAGAATAAACGGCAGCAGCGCCGTGACGAACTTCCAGTTGGAGCCCCAAATGCTGCCGGCCATCCATGTAGCCACAAATTGGTATTTCTCCGGGCTCAAACGAAGTGTAAGCACGATCATTGCCGCGCTGATCCCTGCAGCAACGCCAATCCCGGTCAACAGCATGCGGGTCGGCACGATGCCCTCTCCTTTTTTGTAGGAAAGCACGTAAATCAGGAATGCGGAGAAAGCGGAGCCGATTAAGGCAAGAACCGGCAGCAGGAAAATAGGAGCAGCCGTCGTTGTCGGGAAAAAGGAAACAAATAACATGACGACCAGGCCGGCCCCGGCGTTAATGCCAAGAATCCCCGGGTCTGCCAGCGCATTGCGGGACACCCCCTGCAAAATGGCACCGGACAACGCAAGCCCGGCACCCACCAGCACAGCAATGACGATTCGCGGCAAGCGGAATTCGAACAAAATCAATTCTTGTTTATCCGTACCGCCGCCGAACAAGGTTTGCAGCACTTCAAACGGCGTTAACCGGATATGCCCTGTGTTCATGCTGATTATGAACGAAGCAACAATCAAAGCAGCAAGCACAATGATGACGATCGTATTCTTGGTTTTCTTTCTGCGCTCTGCACCTACCCTGGTTGAGGAAGTCATCATTTACAGAGACCTCCTTTCATTGCGTGCCAGATACAGGAAGAACGGAACTCCGATCAAGGCAATAAGCGCACCGATCGGTGTCTCGTGAGGCGGGTTGATCATGCGGGCAGCCAGATCGGCGAACACAAGCAGCAAGCTGCCCAACACGGCCGAACAAGGGATAATCCAGCGATAATCGACCCCGACCAGCTTTCGCGTGAGATGCGGGATGATCAAGCCAACGAAACCGACTGCACCCACGACGGATACGGCTGTGCCAGCGAGAATGAGCACGATAATCAAGCCGATCAATTTGACCAAACCGGTACGCTGACCAAGTCCGACCGCGATGTCTTCCCCCAGGCTAAGCAGCGTAATGGACCGGGAAATGAGGAATGAACCAATAAGGGCAGCCACTACCCAAGGCAGCATGACCTGCAAATGGGACCACTTTGTTCCGGCCACGCCGCCCGCTGTCCAGAAGGCCAAGTCTTGCCCGATTTTGAAATACAACGCAATGCCTTCGCTCAGCGCGGACAGCATGGCGGCTACCGCCGCCCCTGCCAGAACGAGGCGAATCGGTGTAAGTCCTGATTTTGAAGCAGCACCGAAACCGTACACCAGCAGAACGCCCAACCCCGCACCGATGAACGAATACATGATGATGTACATGTAAGACAGTCCCGGAAAAAAAGCAAAACAAATCGCCAGCGCGAAACCTGCGCCGGCGTTCAGGCCGAGCAAGCCCGAATCCGCGAGCGGGTTGCGGGTCATGCCCTGCATGATGGCGCCGGCTACGGCGAAGCAGGCTCCAACCATGGCACCCCCGAGAATGCGTGGAAATCGAATTTCCCATATGATCTGATGCGGTGTCAGGTCGGGATTGAAATGAAAGATGGCCTGCCACACCATGCCGAGTTTGATATCGGCTGCACCGAACGAAATGGATAACGCCATGCCGAATATAAGCAGCAGGATGCCCCCTGTCAGTATAAGCGTGGCCGTCCACGGGCGAGTGTGTATTTTTGCCGTCGGTGAATCCTTTGTGCCGCGACTTTCGACTGAAGCTTTTGTACTCATGCTCGTCCACCCTTGTTATGAGCGAAGCTTGCAGACCTTATGTACATAACAATCACCTCTCTACATATGCCGAACTTTTAATGATATTGATATTGATTCTCATTCCCATACATTATTGTATGTCAACGATGTCACTCTGGCAATGGATAAATCGGACAAGTTTGATGTATAAATGAGTATTGCGTACAAAAAAAAGAAGCCGCTTCCGGCTTATTGTTTCCAAACCATGAGCAAACACATGTAAAAGCACGGAACAATTCCAGTTCCGTGCTTCTCTTATGCATCATAGTTTCCAAATTATTGTGTAGGCGCATACGTTCCCATCAGCGCAGCCATGACGTCCGGCACATCCGTAATGATGGCCTGTACACCCATATCCATCATGGCCCGGATTTCGGCCGGGTCATTTACGGTGAATGGATGAACCGTAATTCCGTGCGCCAGAGCCGCAGCCACCTCTTCCCGCGTTACGGCCCATTTGTACGGATGCAGGGCCGAAGCTTCCAGCTTGGCCGCGTAATCGTACGGACGGTACAATTTTTCCATGTAAAGCAAGGCCGTACGAATCTCCGGCGCAAGACGCTTGCATTTGACCAAGGAAGCATGATTGAAACTGGAGATAATGACCTGTTCTTCCAATCCCCATTCCCTGACGGCATGCACAACCTTTTCCTCCATGCCCCGGTAACCGACAATACCGTTTTTCAGCTCCAGGTTGAGCAACGTATTTTTCCCCCGAATCAGGTCGAGCAACTCTTCAAGCGAAGGAATCCGCTCCCCTGCAAACTGCTCATCAAACCAGTAGCCCGCATCAAGCGAACGCAAATGCTCATATGCAGCGTTCTTCACCCAGCCCTCTGCCCCGGCCGTCCGATTTAACGTCTCATCATGAATGAGCACCAGCCTGCCGTCGCTTGACATCTGCACATCTGTCTCGATGCCTGTCGCTCCAAGTTGCAATGCCCGGTCAAACGCCACCATCGTATTTTCGGGACATACAGCAGATGCTCCCCTATGCGCAATAATCTCGACCATTTCGCAATCGCTCCTTCGAAATTTTCATTCCTTGCCACCCCATTGCTACTATACTGACGATTTGTCACACGGGTATTAACAGAACGTATAATGAAGTCATTCAGCGGGCTTGGGGAAACACTCATTTTTGCGAACTCAATCTGCAAATCCACATAACATGGTATAAACCATAGAAAAGCAGTACACTCCGCCATAAGGAGGTTGACTTTTGAAGTACTCCAGCCCAAAAAATCGGAGCTCACCTTCCCGCCCGCATGCCTCCCCGTCAAAGTCGGCGTCCAGGCTCTCCAGACCTACCGTACGCACCAAAAGCTATTCCGCTCCAACGACAACCATGCCAAATACAATGGCCGAAGCCGACCATACGCTGGATAAACTCGCTGTCGTTGCCGCCATTCTCTCCCTGCTCGCGGCCATCCTCGGTCTATACATTGCTTGGAAAACCTTATACCACCCCGGCCAAACGGCCATTGTGGTATGAATCGATGCAGCCGGGCTGAACGACTCTTGTATTTGTCCTGCTTCCGTCAAACGTGTAAAAGCCGGGGGCAGGACACCTTCCATTGATTTGATCCATTTTTCGCGAAACAACAAAAAAACCGTTCCCTGAGAGCCGGCAGCGAACCGGCGCCTCAACGGAAAGGCTGATGTATGGGGCCTGCGATCATACCCCTGACGAAATGTGTGATCCCTAACAGATGAAGGTGCGACAAATGATGACCAGCAGGATGAACAGGACGAGAATTGCTCCTGTCGACGTCCAGTCTCCGTAGCCACAGCAACCATAGTCCGTACCTTTGATTTCGCTCATGAGTGACACACTCCCCTCTTCGAAAGTACACTATAGTCTATGTGTCAGTCCTGAACTTGATTGGGCGAAGCGGAAGCTATGGCG contains the following coding sequences:
- a CDS encoding glycerophosphodiester phosphodiesterase; protein product: MVEIIAHRGASAVCPENTMVAFDRALQLGATGIETDVQMSSDGRLVLIHDETLNRTAGAEGWVKNAAYEHLRSLDAGYWFDEQFAGERIPSLEELLDLIRGKNTLLNLELKNGIVGYRGMEEKVVHAVREWGLEEQVIISSFNHASLVKCKRLAPEIRTALLYMEKLYRPYDYAAKLEASALHPYKWAVTREEVAAALAHGITVHPFTVNDPAEIRAMMDMGVQAIITDVPDVMAALMGTYAPTQ
- a CDS encoding ABC transporter ATP-binding protein, coding for MLRRFFAYYRPYKKLFILDFTCAILVAALELAFPLAVNKVVDELLPGGRWDWILWACLGLLAVYLLSAFMNYVVTYWGHKLGINIETDMRKALFNHVQKLSFRFFDNTKTGHLVSRMTNDLMDIGEIAHHGPEDVFIAIMTLVGAFGIMFSINAKLAVLTFIIIPLIIYLSMYFGSKMSKAFRRMFGDIADFNARVENNVTGIRVVQAFANEEHEMAQFAVNNGRFRQTKLLAYKIMAWNSSISYVLMKLVSLFVLVCGTWFVLNDSMSYGEFIAFIMLSNVFLTPIQKINSVIETYPKGIAGFRRYMELLDTEPDVQDQPGASSVPHLQGDIRYENVTFGYSDQEPVLKGIDLRIQAGETVALVGPSGAGKTTMCSLLPRFYDVLGGRITIDGHDIRQMKLESLRSHIGIVQQDVFLFDGTIRENIAYGKLDATEEEIWDAARRAQMEALISSMPEGLDTLIGERGVKLSGGQKQRLSIARMFLKNPPILILDEATSALDTETEAAIQQSLSELSEGRTTLVIAHRLATIKNADRIIVVAEQGITEQGRHDELLAAGGVYSRLHYAQFGA
- a CDS encoding iron ABC transporter permease, which encodes MSTKASVESRGTKDSPTAKIHTRPWTATLILTGGILLLIFGMALSISFGAADIKLGMVWQAIFHFNPDLTPHQIIWEIRFPRILGGAMVGACFAVAGAIMQGMTRNPLADSGLLGLNAGAGFALAICFAFFPGLSYMYIIMYSFIGAGLGVLLVYGFGAASKSGLTPIRLVLAGAAVAAMLSALSEGIALYFKIGQDLAFWTAGGVAGTKWSHLQVMLPWVVAALIGSFLISRSITLLSLGEDIAVGLGQRTGLVKLIGLIIVLILAGTAVSVVGAVGFVGLIIPHLTRKLVGVDYRWIIPCSAVLGSLLLVFADLAARMINPPHETPIGALIALIGVPFFLYLARNERRSL
- a CDS encoding manganese catalase family protein: MFKRMDEIAIEIPDVHKPDPNAAAAVQELLGGKFGEMSTLNNYLYQSFNFRAKDKLKPFYDLVMSITAEELGHVELVSHGINKILRGSTEHKTPDQTPLDPVKDARLSYHYLAGAQGAMPVDSMGHPWTGANVFNSGNLVEDLLHNFFLECGARTHKMKVYEMTDHPAAREVVGYLLVRGGVHVVAYAKALEVATGVNVTKLVPIPSLNNKAFTEARKFEDKGVHRKLYTWSEQDFNTLGQIWKGTHPEDDQPLEVIQGAPEGVPIKEYPAAEEEFAPGISEEDFKEIARRLKIAGNIHG
- a CDS encoding iron ABC transporter permease, yielding MTSSTRVGAERRKKTKNTIVIIVLAALIVASFIISMNTGHIRLTPFEVLQTLFGGGTDKQELILFEFRLPRIVIAVLVGAGLALSGAILQGVSRNALADPGILGINAGAGLVVMLFVSFFPTTTAAPIFLLPVLALIGSAFSAFLIYVLSYKKGEGIVPTRMLLTGIGVAAGISAAMIVLTLRLSPEKYQFVATWMAGSIWGSNWKFVTALLPFILILVPVVLYKARVLNVLNLGDQTATGLGAPVERERLVLLAAAVGLAGSCVSVSGGIGFVGLIGPHLARRLVGPKHQFLLPASALIGSLLVLVADTLGRVMLETSEIPAGILVAILGAPYFLYLLSRTR